The following coding sequences are from one Planctomycetaceae bacterium window:
- the rpsG gene encoding 30S ribosomal protein S7 — MAYKRFTASSKQLSPDPRYGSKLASKFINCFMLDGRKSTAQSMFYGALDIIAKKIKDAPPIEVFEKALDNVKPRIEVRSKRVGGANYQVPMQVSSKRQLSLSIRWMREAVRSGKGRPTCVRLADELMAAYRGEGAAMQTRENVHRMADANKAFAHFAW; from the coding sequence ATGGCATACAAACGATTCACAGCGTCATCGAAGCAGTTGTCACCGGACCCCCGCTACGGCAGCAAGCTGGCCAGCAAGTTCATCAACTGCTTCATGCTGGACGGCAGGAAGTCCACCGCCCAGAGCATGTTCTACGGCGCCCTGGACATCATTGCCAAGAAGATCAAGGACGCCCCGCCGATCGAGGTGTTCGAGAAGGCCCTCGACAACGTCAAGCCGCGCATCGAGGTGCGGTCCAAACGCGTCGGCGGCGCCAACTACCAGGTGCCCATGCAGGTCAGCTCCAAGCGGCAATTGTCGCTGAGCATCCGATGGATGCGCGAAGCGGTGCGGTCCGGCAAAGGCCGCCCCACCTGCGTCCGCCTTGCGGACGAGCTGATGGCCGCGTATCGCGGCGAAGGCGCCGCCATGCAGACGCGCGAGAACGTGCATCGCATGGCCGACGCGAACAAGGCCTTCGCCCACTTTGCCTGGTAA
- the fusA gene encoding elongation factor G, with amino-acid sequence MAKNLTKLRNIGIMAHIDAGKTTVSERILFFAGRTHKIGEVHEGTAVMDYLPEEQERGITITSAATTLEWDDCAINLIDTPGHVDFTIEVERSLRVLDGAVAVFCAVGGVEAQTETVWHQADRYRVPRLCFINKLDRAGADFENVMGEIVSRLPSNPIVMQLPIGSGDDFLGQIDLVRRKAYYYDAAEVATVIREEDVPPQYHDAVEKARHDLLEKAADFDEVVMEKYLHDQPVSEAEIKRAVRKGTVAGKLHPVFCGSALQHIGVRKLLDGVVDYLPSPMDVPAVSGLASMRGQEEIVQRKPDPAEPFSALVFKITSDQHGDLNFARIYSGTLTSGTRVLNSTQDRKEIVSRIWEMHAKQRIRRDEALPGDIVALVGLKNSITGDTLCDPKNPIVLEKLDFPDPVITLSIEPETNADKQRMGTALETLRREDPSFSYRYDAETGQTTISGMGELHLEIITHKLTRDMGLKVRVGRPSVAYKETILGAAEAEGRFIRQTGGHGQYAVAVVRVEPLGGEVRDHEETIEYVDETKGGSVPREYIPSVGKGVKDAAGSGPLAGYPMLNVRAALTDGKYHPVDSSDIAFQQAGAMAFNAAVLKATPVFLEPIMRLSVTTPEEFLGAVTADLNRRRAEIKEMNQRGKFRILTVYAPLAEMFGYATQLRSLTQGRASQTMEPHTYSPVPASVATQILKSYC; translated from the coding sequence ATGGCCAAGAACCTGACAAAACTTAGAAACATCGGCATCATGGCCCACATCGATGCCGGCAAGACCACCGTCAGCGAACGGATCCTCTTCTTCGCCGGTCGCACGCACAAGATCGGCGAGGTCCATGAGGGCACCGCTGTCATGGATTACCTGCCCGAAGAGCAGGAACGCGGGATCACGATCACCTCCGCGGCCACCACGCTCGAATGGGACGACTGCGCGATCAACCTCATCGACACGCCCGGTCACGTCGACTTCACCATCGAGGTCGAGCGCTCGCTGCGCGTGCTGGACGGGGCGGTGGCGGTCTTCTGCGCCGTCGGCGGCGTCGAGGCCCAGACGGAGACCGTCTGGCACCAGGCCGACCGCTACCGCGTGCCGCGCCTGTGCTTCATCAACAAGCTCGATCGCGCCGGCGCCGATTTCGAAAACGTCATGGGCGAGATCGTCTCCCGCCTGCCCAGCAATCCTATCGTCATGCAACTGCCCATCGGCAGCGGCGACGACTTTCTCGGACAGATCGACCTGGTCCGCCGCAAGGCGTACTACTACGACGCCGCCGAGGTGGCCACAGTCATCCGCGAGGAAGACGTTCCCCCGCAATATCATGACGCCGTTGAGAAGGCCCGTCACGACCTGCTGGAAAAGGCCGCCGATTTCGACGAGGTCGTCATGGAGAAGTATCTCCACGACCAACCCGTCAGCGAAGCCGAGATCAAACGCGCTGTCCGCAAGGGCACCGTCGCGGGCAAACTGCACCCGGTATTCTGCGGCAGCGCGCTGCAGCACATCGGCGTGCGCAAGCTGCTCGACGGCGTGGTGGACTATCTGCCCAGCCCGATGGACGTCCCTGCCGTCAGCGGCCTGGCGTCGATGCGCGGCCAGGAAGAAATCGTCCAGCGCAAGCCTGACCCCGCCGAACCGTTCTCGGCGCTGGTGTTCAAGATCACCTCGGACCAGCATGGCGACCTGAACTTCGCCCGGATTTACAGCGGCACGCTCACCAGCGGTACGCGCGTGCTCAACAGCACGCAGGACCGCAAGGAAATCGTCTCGCGCATCTGGGAGATGCACGCCAAGCAGCGCATCCGCCGCGACGAAGCCCTCCCCGGCGACATCGTCGCCCTCGTCGGACTCAAGAACAGCATCACCGGCGACACGCTGTGCGACCCCAAGAACCCCATCGTTCTGGAGAAGCTCGATTTTCCCGACCCGGTCATCACGCTGTCGATCGAGCCGGAAACCAACGCCGACAAGCAGCGCATGGGCACGGCCCTGGAGACGCTGCGGCGCGAGGATCCCAGCTTCAGCTACCGCTACGACGCCGAGACCGGTCAGACGACCATCTCGGGCATGGGCGAGCTGCACCTGGAAATCATCACGCACAAGCTCACGCGCGACATGGGCCTCAAGGTGCGCGTCGGTCGCCCGTCGGTGGCGTACAAAGAAACGATTCTCGGCGCCGCCGAGGCGGAAGGGCGGTTCATCCGCCAGACGGGCGGGCACGGGCAGTATGCCGTGGCGGTGGTTCGCGTGGAGCCCCTGGGCGGCGAGGTGCGCGATCACGAAGAGACGATCGAGTACGTCGACGAGACCAAAGGCGGAAGCGTTCCGCGCGAATATATTCCGTCGGTCGGCAAGGGCGTCAAGGACGCCGCCGGCAGCGGACCGCTGGCCGGATACCCGATGCTCAACGTTCGCGCGGCGCTGACGGACGGAAAGTATCACCCCGTCGACAGCAGCGACATCGCCTTCCAGCAGGCCGGGGCCATGGCGTTCAACGCCGCCGTGCTCAAGGCCACCCCGGTGTTCCTCGAGCCGATCATGCGATTGAGCGTGACGACGCCCGAGGAGTTTCTCGGGGCGGTGACGGCCGACCTCAACCGCCGGCGGGCGGAGATCAAAGAGATGAATCAGCGAGGGAAATTCCGTATTTTGACGGTCTACGCGCCGCTGGCGGAGATGTTCGGATACGCGACGCAACTTCGCTCGCTGACGCAGGGACGGGCCAGCCAGACCATGGAGCCGCACACGTATTCGCCCGTGCCGGCAAGCGTGGCGACCCAAATTTTGAAATCTTATTGTTGA
- the rpoB gene encoding DNA-directed RNA polymerase subunit beta, producing MKMLRFNKVRNFCRVGDAAPVPNLNEIQVKSYARFLQEDVEPTKRKNTGLEALLREVFPIVSYDENSRLEYLYYELNPPRYTPQECRDLRLTFGTPFKVHCRMVRKDSKEVVEEGIYIGEIPRMLGGGEFIINGAERVIVSQLHRSPGVDFTVETQETDRPLHGARIIPERGSWIELIVTKKDSLTMRIDQSSKIPATTFLRAMDERYGTDSQIIREFYPTRNVPTDELRPQMYLVEAFVDADSGEEIVPAGGQIGEALTKIVASSVKKIEVIDAAVDPLVLNTLSEDAADSHESALLRIYARLRPGNPPQLEKAKTLFNEKFYDENRYRLGKVGRFRTNRKFHQDVPESDMTLRPEDFLNTLKYMLKLRSGAGGVDDIDHLGNRRLRTIDELASDELRKGLLKLRRTVQERMSLKDPQELTKIAELINSKSVSSSVDFFFGRGELSQVVDQQNPLAMLTHERRLSALGPGGLNRKRAGFEVRDVHISHYGRICPIETPEGNNIGLISSLSIYANVDEYGFLTTPYRKVLRGRATGEVADLRADEEMESVLAPPDALEVDSKGERVRLPAEHVLAREKGEVAMVSGGDVGYVDISPKQTVGISAALIPFLEHDDANRALMGSNMQRQAVPLLRTEPPVVATGMERPVAENSGMVVRAHSAGTVTYLDATRIVIDNTEEYDLRKFDKLNERACLNQKPIVVEGQKVKRGQILADGSGCSHGELALGRNVLVAFMPFDGYNFEDAILISERLVKQDVFTSVHLENYDVEVRETKLGREEFTRDIPNVSERALRNLDEYGIVRVGTRVGPGDILVGKVAPKSKSELSPEEKLLHAIFGRAGEDVKNDSLELPAGEEGVVIETKRFSRRTHLSEDRKKEITRQTKDYKEAMESRMAKIFRMMAVEINAVAGKEMIDPTTRQKVGQSERDDVILEQIENFKPKWIKADKPAQQAAAEEVYGKFWALIGDVRAEMERKLDHLKRGDELPSGVLEMVKVTVATKRALGVGDKMAGRHGNKGVIARILPEEDMPFLSDGTPVDIVLNPLGVPGRMNLGQILETHLGWAAAILGFQAVTPVFDGAKEAEIIQCVREANEYVRQRAQDLEVVRKAGDTRELLVEMPEDCKTRVYDGRTGEAFEQKVTVGYIYMNKLHHLVDEKIHARATGPYSLITQQPLGGKARTGGQRFGEMEVWGLEAYGASYTLQELLTVKSDDVEGRTKIYESMVKGTNTLEAGTPVSFDVLCNELRGLGLNIQLEKKRLI from the coding sequence ATGAAAATGCTGAGATTCAACAAAGTCAGAAATTTCTGCAGGGTGGGCGACGCGGCCCCGGTGCCGAACCTGAACGAAATCCAGGTCAAGAGCTATGCCCGGTTTCTTCAGGAAGACGTCGAGCCGACCAAGCGCAAGAACACCGGGCTCGAGGCCCTGCTGCGCGAGGTGTTCCCCATCGTCAGCTATGACGAGAACAGCCGCCTGGAATACCTCTACTACGAGCTGAACCCGCCGCGGTACACGCCGCAGGAATGCCGCGACCTGCGCCTGACTTTCGGGACGCCCTTCAAAGTCCACTGCCGCATGGTCCGCAAGGACTCCAAGGAAGTGGTCGAAGAGGGCATCTACATCGGTGAAATCCCCCGCATGCTCGGCGGCGGCGAGTTCATCATCAATGGCGCCGAACGCGTCATCGTCTCGCAGCTCCACCGCAGCCCGGGCGTCGACTTCACCGTCGAGACGCAGGAAACCGACCGCCCGCTGCATGGCGCCCGCATCATCCCCGAACGCGGAAGCTGGATCGAGCTGATCGTCACCAAGAAAGACTCGTTGACGATGCGCATCGACCAGTCCAGCAAGATCCCGGCTACCACATTCCTGCGGGCCATGGACGAACGCTACGGCACCGACTCGCAGATCATCCGCGAGTTCTACCCGACGCGCAACGTGCCTACCGATGAGCTTCGCCCTCAGATGTACCTCGTCGAGGCCTTCGTCGACGCCGACAGCGGCGAGGAGATCGTCCCCGCCGGCGGTCAGATCGGCGAAGCGCTGACCAAGATCGTCGCCAGCAGCGTCAAGAAGATCGAAGTCATCGACGCCGCGGTCGACCCGCTGGTCCTCAACACGCTGTCGGAAGACGCGGCCGATTCGCACGAGTCGGCGCTGCTGCGCATCTACGCCCGCCTGCGTCCGGGCAACCCGCCCCAGCTTGAAAAAGCCAAGACGCTGTTCAACGAAAAATTCTACGACGAGAACCGCTACCGCCTGGGCAAGGTCGGCCGCTTCCGCACGAACCGCAAGTTCCACCAGGACGTGCCCGAGAGCGACATGACGTTGCGTCCGGAAGACTTCCTCAACACCCTCAAGTACATGCTCAAGCTGCGCAGCGGCGCCGGCGGCGTCGACGACATCGACCATCTGGGCAACCGTCGCCTGCGCACCATCGACGAACTGGCCAGCGACGAGCTGCGCAAGGGCCTGCTCAAGCTGCGCCGCACCGTCCAGGAGCGCATGAGCCTCAAGGACCCGCAGGAACTGACCAAGATCGCCGAGCTGATTAACTCCAAGAGCGTCTCGTCGAGCGTGGACTTCTTCTTCGGCCGCGGCGAACTGTCGCAGGTCGTCGACCAGCAGAACCCGCTGGCCATGCTCACGCACGAGCGTCGCCTCTCGGCACTGGGACCGGGCGGCCTGAACCGCAAACGCGCGGGCTTCGAAGTGCGCGACGTGCATATTTCGCACTACGGCCGCATCTGCCCGATCGAAACTCCCGAAGGCAACAACATCGGTCTGATCAGTTCGCTGAGCATCTACGCCAACGTGGACGAGTACGGTTTCCTGACCACGCCGTACCGCAAGGTGTTGCGCGGGCGAGCGACCGGCGAAGTGGCCGATCTGCGGGCTGACGAAGAAATGGAAAGCGTTCTGGCCCCGCCGGACGCCCTGGAAGTCGATTCCAAGGGCGAGCGGGTTCGCCTGCCGGCCGAACACGTGCTGGCCAGGGAAAAGGGCGAAGTGGCCATGGTCAGCGGCGGCGACGTCGGATACGTCGATATCTCGCCCAAGCAGACCGTCGGCATCAGCGCGGCGCTGATCCCGTTCCTGGAGCACGACGACGCCAACCGCGCCCTGATGGGCTCGAACATGCAGCGACAAGCCGTTCCGCTGCTGCGGACCGAGCCGCCGGTGGTGGCCACGGGCATGGAAAGGCCCGTCGCCGAGAACAGCGGCATGGTCGTCCGAGCGCACAGCGCCGGGACGGTGACGTACCTCGACGCGACGCGCATCGTCATCGACAACACCGAAGAGTACGACCTGCGCAAGTTCGACAAGCTCAACGAACGCGCCTGCCTCAACCAGAAGCCCATCGTCGTCGAAGGGCAGAAGGTCAAGCGCGGGCAGATCCTGGCCGACGGCTCGGGCTGCAGCCACGGCGAATTGGCCTTGGGACGCAACGTCCTGGTGGCGTTCATGCCCTTCGACGGCTACAACTTCGAAGACGCCATCCTGATCTCGGAGCGCCTGGTCAAGCAGGACGTGTTCACGTCGGTCCACCTGGAGAACTACGACGTCGAGGTTCGCGAGACGAAGCTCGGCCGCGAAGAGTTCACCCGCGACATTCCCAACGTTTCCGAGCGAGCCCTGCGCAACCTCGACGAGTACGGCATTGTCCGCGTCGGGACGCGCGTCGGCCCCGGCGACATCCTGGTGGGCAAAGTGGCCCCTAAGAGCAAGAGCGAACTGTCGCCCGAGGAAAAGCTGCTGCACGCGATCTTCGGCCGCGCCGGCGAGGACGTCAAGAACGACTCGCTCGAACTGCCCGCCGGCGAAGAGGGCGTGGTCATCGAGACCAAGCGGTTCAGCCGCCGCACGCACCTGTCGGAAGATCGCAAGAAAGAGATCACTCGCCAGACCAAGGATTACAAAGAGGCGATGGAATCTCGCATGGCGAAGATCTTCCGCATGATGGCCGTCGAGATCAACGCCGTGGCGGGCAAGGAAATGATCGACCCGACCACCCGCCAGAAGGTCGGACAGTCTGAACGCGACGACGTCATCCTCGAGCAGATCGAGAACTTCAAGCCCAAGTGGATCAAGGCCGACAAGCCCGCCCAGCAGGCCGCGGCCGAGGAAGTCTACGGCAAGTTCTGGGCCCTGATCGGCGACGTGCGGGCCGAAATGGAACGCAAGCTCGACCACCTCAAGCGCGGCGATGAACTGCCCAGCGGCGTGCTGGAGATGGTCAAGGTCACCGTGGCCACCAAGCGTGCCCTGGGCGTCGGCGACAAGATGGCAGGTCGCCACGGAAACAAGGGCGTCATCGCCCGAATCCTGCCCGAAGAGGACATGCCGTTCCTGTCCGACGGCACGCCGGTTGACATCGTGCTCAACCCCCTGGGCGTGCCTGGACGTATGAACCTGGGCCAGATTCTCGAAACGCACCTGGGTTGGGCCGCGGCGATCCTGGGATTCCAGGCCGTCACCCCGGTCTTCGACGGCGCCAAGGAAGCGGAAATCATCCAGTGCGTCCGCGAGGCCAACGAGTACGTTCGCCAGCGGGCGCAGGACCTGGAAGTGGTCCGCAAGGCCGGCGACACCCGCGAACTGCTGGTGGAGATGCCCGAGGACTGCAAGACGCGCGTCTACGACGGGCGCACCGGCGAGGCCTTCGAGCAGAAGGTCACGGTCGGCTACATCTATATGAACAAGCTCCACCACCTGGTGGACGAGAAGATCCACGCCCGCGCGACGGGGCCGTACTCGCTGATCACGCAGCAGCCCCTGGGCGGCAAGGCCCGCACCGGCGGTCAGCGCTTCGGCGAGATGGAAGTGTGGGGTCTGGAGGCCTACGGCGCCAGCTATACCCTGCAGGAACTGCTGACCGTCAAGAGCGACGACGTGGAAGGGCGCACGAAGATCTACGAGTCGATGGTCAAGGGCACCAACACCCTCGAGGCCGGAACGCCCGTCAGCTTCGACGTGCTGTGCAACGAACTTCGCGGGCTGGGCCTCAACATCCAGCTCGAGAAGAAGCGCCTGATTTAG
- the rpsL gene encoding 30S ribosomal protein S12 — protein MPTINQLVRRPRRKQSAKKKNLALEHCPQRRGVCLLVKTVTPKKPNSALRKVARVRLSNGKEVTAYIPGVDHNLQEHSIVLVRGGRVRDLPGVRYHIVRGSLDSLGVEARRQSRSKYGAKRPK, from the coding sequence ATGCCGACGATTAACCAGTTGGTGCGGAGGCCGCGGCGAAAGCAATCGGCCAAGAAGAAGAACCTGGCGCTGGAGCATTGCCCGCAGCGGCGCGGCGTGTGTCTGCTGGTCAAGACCGTCACGCCCAAGAAGCCCAACTCGGCGCTGCGGAAGGTGGCCCGCGTGCGGTTGTCTAACGGCAAGGAAGTGACGGCCTACATTCCCGGCGTCGATCATAACCTGCAGGAACACAGCATCGTGCTGGTTCGCGGCGGTCGTGTGCGCGACTTGCCTGGCGTCCGGTACCATATAGTTCGCGGTTCGCTGGACTCGCTGGGCGTGGAAGCCCGCCGCCAGAGTCGCAGCAAGTACGGCGCGAAGAGGCCCAAATAA
- the rpoC gene encoding DNA-directed RNA polymerase subunit beta' translates to MQESVYDRINDYGAVTIKLASPNDIRSWSFGEVKKPETINYRTYRPEKDGLFCERIFGPERDWECACGKYKGTKHKGIICDRCGVKVTHSRVRRKRMGHINLAAPIVHIWYFKALPSRLGTLLAMKTADLEKIILFQDYVVIDPGQTPLKYKQLLTEDEYRSAVETYGDAFKAIMGADAIKFLLEKLDLVVEAATIRDELQKTASKQKTKDLSKRLKLIESIRNSGNRPEWIVMEVIPVIPPDLRPLVLLESGNFATSDLNDLYRRIINRNNRLKKLMDLNAPEVIIRNEKRMLQQAVDALFDNSRCRRPVQGTANRPLKSLTDMIKGKQGRFRENLLGKRVDYSARSVIVVGPELKLNQCGLPKKIALELFQPFIIRKLKDRGLADTIKSAKRMLERRDREIWDVLEEVIYQHPVLLNRAPTLHRMGIQAFEPVLVEGNALKIHPLVCKGFNADFDGDQMAVHLPLSVEAQAEAHCLMLSTNNIFSPSNGAPNTMPMQDIVLGCYYLTSDQGATFVSDAVKKIKFGKAGDYAMFASPYDAITAYELGRIGMQAKVVVRLDRDCDVIDIDRRYTPENRRIITTAGRCIFNDILPPQMAFYNYALGSKGANRVISDCYQVMGRAATLQLLDDMKELGFKYSTLAGLSFGITDAKVPEEKKKILDDAQVRVDAIEKDFHADAITEGERNNQIVDIWIHAREQVTKSLLTALQTDKRSYDPNYLNPIWLMFHSNARGNIDQIRQLAGMRGLMSKPSGEIIETPIKANFREGLTVLEYFSSTHGARKGLADTALKTADSGYLTRKLADVAQNVVITGHDCGTKRGVPKSAIYKGEQVDVPLREVIVGRIARENIVNPITDTTIVKENEVISDVMARQIEELGMESIRVRSPLMCDASLGLCAKCYGLDLSTQALVEEGMAVGIIAAQSIGEPGTQLTMRTFHTGGVATRAVVASDVVATAGGTVHYRELNAVEAGSGKDRRIVALKRNGELAILDDKDRELDKYKVPYGATILVKDGEKVKIGQQLVVWDPHRTPILAEAAGAVKFQDVEEGETVRIESEKAGTRRLIVIEHKGEMHPRIVIEDKDGKVLDFHYLPAKARIEVEEGQNVKPGELLARQPREVSGTEDITAGLPRVTEVFEARQPKDPAAMAEISGRVELRTDKRRGKMTIIVRSESGMEREHHVPHDRHLLVHTGDYVEAGDPLTEGPLVLHDILAIRGEEALQQYLLGEVQAVYRTSGVTINDKHVEVILAQMLRKVMVETVGDSNLLPGDVVDKFQFIGENKRLASCLKIVDAGDTKLVVDTTVVREEVEVANAAAKENGGQPAKSKKCRPATAKTLLLGITKASLQSESFLSAASFQESTKVFTEASLAGRIDELRGLKENVILGHLIPAGTSFRPYLEMRMKRAVDISELSGREEDTAMSQDEIARAVQQALTGQD, encoded by the coding sequence ATGCAGGAAAGCGTTTACGATCGCATCAATGACTACGGTGCGGTGACGATCAAGCTGGCTTCGCCCAACGACATCCGAAGCTGGTCGTTCGGCGAAGTCAAGAAGCCCGAGACGATCAACTACCGCACGTACCGCCCGGAAAAAGACGGTCTGTTCTGCGAACGGATCTTCGGACCCGAGCGCGACTGGGAGTGCGCCTGCGGCAAGTACAAGGGCACCAAGCACAAGGGCATCATCTGCGACCGCTGCGGCGTGAAAGTCACCCACAGCCGCGTGCGCCGCAAACGCATGGGCCACATCAACCTGGCCGCGCCCATCGTGCATATCTGGTATTTCAAGGCCCTGCCCAGCCGCCTGGGCACGCTGCTGGCGATGAAGACGGCCGACCTGGAAAAGATCATCCTCTTCCAGGACTACGTCGTGATCGACCCGGGGCAGACGCCGCTGAAGTACAAGCAGCTTCTGACCGAGGACGAATATCGCAGCGCCGTCGAAACCTACGGCGACGCCTTCAAGGCCATCATGGGCGCCGACGCCATCAAGTTCCTGCTGGAGAAGCTGGACCTGGTCGTCGAGGCCGCCACCATCCGCGACGAACTGCAGAAGACCGCCTCCAAGCAGAAGACCAAGGACCTGTCCAAGCGTCTGAAGCTTATCGAGTCGATCCGCAACTCGGGCAACCGCCCCGAGTGGATCGTCATGGAAGTGATCCCCGTGATTCCGCCGGACCTGCGCCCGCTGGTCCTGCTCGAAAGCGGCAACTTCGCCACCAGCGATCTCAACGACCTGTACCGCCGCATCATCAACCGGAACAACCGCCTGAAAAAGCTGATGGACCTCAACGCCCCCGAGGTCATCATCCGCAACGAAAAGCGCATGCTGCAGCAGGCCGTCGACGCCCTGTTCGACAACAGCCGCTGCCGCCGCCCCGTGCAGGGCACGGCCAACCGCCCGCTCAAGAGCCTCACCGACATGATCAAGGGCAAGCAGGGACGCTTCCGCGAGAACCTGCTGGGCAAGCGCGTCGACTATTCCGCCCGCTCGGTCATCGTCGTCGGTCCCGAGCTCAAGCTCAACCAGTGCGGTCTGCCCAAGAAGATCGCCCTGGAACTGTTCCAGCCCTTTATCATCCGCAAGCTCAAGGACCGCGGGCTGGCCGACACCATTAAGAGCGCCAAGCGCATGCTCGAGCGGCGCGACCGCGAGATCTGGGACGTGCTGGAAGAAGTCATCTACCAGCACCCGGTCCTGCTCAACCGCGCCCCGACGCTGCACCGCATGGGCATCCAGGCCTTCGAGCCGGTGCTGGTGGAGGGCAACGCCCTGAAGATCCACCCGCTGGTCTGCAAAGGCTTCAACGCCGACTTCGACGGCGACCAGATGGCCGTCCACCTGCCCCTGTCCGTCGAGGCGCAGGCGGAAGCCCACTGCCTGATGTTGTCGACGAACAACATCTTCTCGCCCAGCAACGGCGCGCCCAACACCATGCCCATGCAGGACATCGTCCTGGGCTGCTACTACCTCACCAGCGACCAGGGCGCCACGTTTGTCAGCGATGCGGTCAAGAAGATCAAGTTCGGCAAGGCCGGCGATTATGCGATGTTTGCCAGCCCCTACGACGCGATCACCGCCTACGAACTTGGCCGCATCGGCATGCAGGCCAAGGTGGTCGTGCGGCTGGACCGCGACTGCGACGTGATCGACATCGATCGCCGCTACACGCCCGAGAACCGGCGCATCATCACCACGGCCGGGCGCTGCATCTTCAACGACATCCTTCCGCCGCAGATGGCGTTCTACAACTACGCCCTGGGTTCCAAGGGCGCCAACCGCGTCATCAGCGACTGCTACCAGGTGATGGGTCGCGCCGCGACGCTGCAGTTGCTCGACGACATGAAGGAACTGGGCTTCAAGTACTCCACGCTGGCAGGCCTGTCGTTCGGGATCACCGACGCGAAGGTGCCCGAGGAGAAGAAGAAAATCCTCGATGACGCGCAGGTCCGCGTCGATGCCATCGAGAAAGATTTCCACGCCGACGCCATCACCGAGGGCGAGCGCAACAACCAGATCGTCGACATCTGGATTCACGCCCGCGAGCAGGTCACCAAGAGTCTGCTGACGGCTTTGCAGACCGACAAGCGCAGCTACGACCCGAACTACCTCAACCCGATCTGGCTGATGTTCCACTCCAACGCCCGCGGCAACATCGACCAGATCCGCCAGCTCGCCGGCATGCGCGGCCTGATGTCCAAGCCGTCGGGCGAGATCATCGAGACGCCCATCAAAGCCAACTTCCGCGAAGGCCTGACGGTGCTGGAATATTTCTCCTCCACGCACGGCGCCCGCAAGGGTCTGGCCGACACGGCGCTGAAGACCGCCGACTCGGGCTACCTGACGCGCAAACTCGCCGACGTGGCTCAGAACGTGGTGATCACCGGTCACGACTGCGGCACCAAGCGCGGCGTGCCCAAGAGCGCCATCTACAAGGGCGAGCAGGTCGACGTGCCGCTTCGCGAAGTCATCGTCGGGCGCATCGCCCGAGAGAACATCGTCAACCCGATCACCGACACGACGATCGTCAAGGAAAACGAAGTCATCAGCGACGTCATGGCCCGCCAGATCGAAGAGCTGGGCATGGAGTCCATCCGCGTTCGCAGCCCGCTGATGTGCGATGCCTCGCTGGGACTTTGCGCCAAGTGCTACGGTCTTGACCTCTCGACGCAGGCGCTGGTCGAGGAAGGGATGGCCGTGGGCATCATCGCCGCCCAGTCGATCGGCGAGCCGGGCACGCAGTTGACCATGCGGACGTTCCACACCGGCGGCGTGGCCACCCGCGCGGTCGTGGCCTCGGACGTCGTCGCCACGGCAGGGGGCACGGTTCACTACCGCGAGCTCAACGCCGTCGAGGCCGGCAGCGGCAAAGATCGCCGCATCGTCGCCCTGAAGCGCAACGGCGAACTGGCCATCCTCGACGACAAGGACCGCGAGCTCGACAAGTACAAGGTGCCCTACGGCGCCACGATCCTGGTCAAGGACGGAGAGAAGGTCAAGATCGGCCAGCAACTGGTGGTCTGGGACCCGCACCGCACGCCGATCCTGGCCGAGGCCGCCGGCGCCGTCAAGTTCCAGGACGTCGAAGAAGGCGAGACCGTCCGCATCGAGAGCGAGAAGGCCGGAACCCGCCGCCTGATCGTCATCGAGCACAAAGGCGAGATGCACCCGCGAATCGTCATTGAGGACAAGGACGGCAAGGTGCTGGACTTCCACTACCTGCCCGCCAAGGCCCGCATTGAGGTCGAAGAAGGGCAGAACGTCAAGCCCGGCGAGCTGCTGGCCCGCCAGCCCCGAGAGGTCAGTGGAACCGAAGACATCACCGCCGGTCTGCCGCGCGTGACCGAAGTCTTCGAGGCGCGCCAACCGAAAGACCCTGCCGCCATGGCGGAAATCTCCGGACGCGTGGAACTGCGCACCGACAAGCGCCGCGGAAAGATGACCATCATCGTCCGCAGCGAGTCGGGCATGGAGCGCGAGCACCACGTCCCGCACGACCGGCACCTGCTGGTGCATACCGGCGACTACGTCGAGGCCGGCGACCCGCTGACTGAAGGCCCCCTGGTGCTTCACGACATCCTCGCCATCCGCGGCGAAGAAGCCCTGCAGCAGTACCTGCTGGGCGAAGTGCAAGCCGTCTACCGCACCAGCGGCGTGACCATCAACGACAAGCACGTTGAGGTCATCCTCGCCCAGATGCTCCGCAAGGTCATGGTCGAGACCGTCGGCGATAGTAATCTCCTTCCTGGAGACGTTGTTGACAAGTTCCAGTTTATCGGAGAGAATAAGCGGCTCGCCTCGTGCCTGAAGATTGTCGATGCCGGCGACACCAAGCTTGTCGTTGACACGACCGTCGTGCGGGAAGAGGTCGAGGTGGCCAACGCGGCTGCCAAGGAAAACGGCGGTCAACCGGCCAAGAGCAAGAAGTGCCGACCGGCCACCGCCAAGACGCTGCTGCTGGGTATTACCAAAGCGTCGCTGCAGAGCGAGAGTTTCCTCTCGGCGGCCAGCTTCCAGGAGAGCACCAAGGTGTTCACGGAAGCGTCGCTGGCCGGGCGTATCGACGAGCTTCGCGGGCTGAAGGAAAACGTGATCCTTGGGCACTTGATCCCGGCGGGCACGAGCTTCCGCCCGTACCTCGAGATGCGGATGAAGCGTGCGGTGGATATCTCCGAGCTCAGCGGTCGCGAGGAAGACACGGCCATGAGCCAGGACGAGATCGCCCGCGCCGTGCAGCAGGCGCTGACCGGGCAAGATTGA